A single Capricornis sumatraensis isolate serow.1 chromosome 20, serow.2, whole genome shotgun sequence DNA region contains:
- the FOXF1 gene encoding forkhead box protein F1 — MSSAPEKQQPPHGGGGGGGGGGGGGGGAAMDPASSGPSKAKKTNAGIRRPEKPPYSYIALIVMAIQSSPTKRLTLSEIYQFLQSRFPFFRGSYQGWKNSVRHNLSLNECFIKLPKGLGRPGKGHYWTIDPASEFMFEEGSFRRRPRGFRRKCQALKPMYSMMNGLGFNHLPDTYSFQGSAGGLSCPPNSLALEGGLGMMNGHLPGNVDGMALPSHSVPHLPANGGHSYMGSCGGTAAGEYPHHDGSVPASPLLPGAAGGVMEPHAVYSGSAAAWPPSASAALNSSASYIKQQPLSPCNPAANPLSGSLSTHSLDQPYLHQNSHNAPAELQGIPRYHSQSPSMCDRKEFVFSFNTMASSSMHSAGGGSYYHQQVTYQDIKPCVM; from the exons ATGTCTTCGGCGCCCGAGAAGCAGCAGCCACCgcacggcggcggcggcggcggcggcggcggcggcggcgggggaggCGGCGCGGCCATGGACCCCGCGTCGTCCGGCCCGTCCAAGGCCAAGAAGACGAACGCCGGCATCCGGCGCCCGGAGAAGCCGCCCTACTCGTACATCGCGCTCATCGTCATGGCCATCCAGAGCTCGCCCACCAAGCGCCTGACGCTCAGCGAGATCTACCAGTTCCTGCAGAGCCGCTTCCCCTTCTTCCGCGGCTCCTACCAGGGCTGGAAGAACTCCGTGCGCCACAACCTCTCGCTCAACGAGTGCTTCATCAAGCTGCCCAAGGGCCTCGGGCGGCCGGGCAAGGGCCACTACTGGACCATCGACCCGGCCAGCGAGTTCATGTTCGAGGAGGGCTCCTTTCGGCGGCGGCCGCGCGGCTTCCGAAGGAAATGCCAGGCGCTCAAGCCCATGTACAGCATGATGAACGGGCTCGGCTTCAACCACCTCCCGGACACCTACAGCTTCCAGGGCTCTGCCGGCGGCCTCTCGTGCCCGCCCAACAGCCTGGCGCTGGAGGGAGGTCTGGGCATGATGAACGGCCACTTGCCGGGCAACGTGGACGGCATGGCTTTGCCCAGCCACTCGGTGCCCCACCTGCCCGCCAACGGCGGCCACTCGTACATGGGCAGCTGCGGCGGCACGGCGGCCGGCGAGTACCCGCACCACGACGGCTCAGTGCCCGCCTCCCCGCTGCTGCCCGGGGCGGCAGGCGGGGTCATGGAGCCCCACGCCGTCTACTCCGGCTCCGCGGCCGCCTGGCCTCCCTCTGCCTCGGCGGCGCTCAACAGCAGCGCCTCCTACATCAAGCAGCAGCCCCTGTCCCCTTGCAACCCCGCGGCCAACCCCCTGTCCGGCAGCCTCTCCACGCACTCCCTGGACCAGCCGTATCTGCACCAGAACAGTCACAACGCCCCTGCTGAGCTGCAAG GCATCCCACGGTATCACTCGCAGTCGCCCAGCATGTGTGACCGAAAGGAGTTCGTCTTCTCTTTCAACACCATGGCATCCTCGTCCATGCACTCGGCCGGCGGCGGCTCCTACTACCACCAGCAGGTCACCTACCAAGACATCAAGCCCTGCGTCATGTGA